A genomic stretch from Sulfobacillus thermosulfidooxidans includes:
- the hydA gene encoding dihydropyrimidinase: protein MKTLIKNGHIVTAVDDYHADLLIEDGVITQIGKGLAITADEELDAHGLLILPGGIDVHTHFDMPFGGTTSSDDFETGTRAAAFGGTTTIIDFAIQQRGHSAQEAFETWLGKAEGKASIDYGFHMILSEVTPTTLKDMGWLVDRGVTSFKLFTAYPGVFMVTDGEIFQALQRAGELGALIAMHAENGSVIDVLVQQALAKGHVEPKYHALTRPPQAEAEATHRVIALAEMADSPVYFVHLSALQALDEVTMARDKGQAVFAETCPQYLFLDYTNYEEEGFNGAKYVMSPPLRTHEHAPHLWRGLAGNDLQVVSTDHCPFCMKEQKILGRNDFSKIPNGAPGVETRMSLLYDATVRQSRMSLNRFVEITSTSPAKIFGLFPRKGTIAVGSDADLVIFDPEGSMLWSAKTHHMRVDYNPYEGRVTQGAIRYVYSRGEKIVDNGQYYGKPGRGQFLVRKHFVKP, encoded by the coding sequence ATGAAAACGTTAATCAAAAACGGTCATATTGTCACCGCCGTCGATGACTATCATGCGGATCTGTTGATAGAAGATGGCGTCATTACGCAGATCGGCAAGGGCTTAGCCATTACAGCCGATGAGGAACTGGATGCTCACGGATTATTGATTTTGCCCGGTGGTATTGATGTGCACACGCACTTTGATATGCCATTTGGCGGAACGACATCTTCGGATGATTTTGAAACGGGCACACGGGCTGCCGCTTTTGGCGGCACCACCACAATCATCGATTTTGCTATTCAACAGCGGGGGCATAGTGCCCAAGAAGCATTTGAAACTTGGCTGGGCAAGGCCGAAGGCAAAGCGTCCATTGATTATGGATTTCACATGATTTTAAGCGAAGTCACCCCCACGACACTTAAGGATATGGGGTGGCTTGTAGACCGAGGAGTGACGAGCTTTAAGCTGTTCACCGCCTATCCCGGGGTTTTTATGGTGACAGATGGTGAAATTTTTCAAGCCTTGCAACGAGCCGGAGAACTTGGGGCACTAATTGCTATGCATGCGGAAAACGGCAGTGTGATTGATGTCTTAGTGCAACAAGCATTAGCGAAGGGACATGTTGAACCCAAATATCATGCCTTAACCAGACCTCCTCAAGCGGAAGCGGAAGCCACACACCGCGTGATCGCGTTGGCGGAGATGGCGGACAGTCCTGTATATTTTGTTCATTTGTCCGCGCTTCAGGCACTAGATGAAGTGACAATGGCCCGAGACAAGGGACAGGCGGTTTTCGCAGAGACTTGCCCACAATATCTGTTTTTAGATTACACCAATTATGAAGAAGAGGGATTTAATGGGGCAAAGTATGTTATGTCTCCTCCCTTACGGACACATGAACATGCTCCGCATTTATGGCGTGGCTTAGCGGGAAATGATTTGCAAGTTGTATCGACTGACCATTGCCCATTTTGTATGAAAGAACAAAAAATCTTAGGTCGCAATGATTTTTCCAAAATTCCCAATGGCGCGCCTGGAGTGGAAACACGGATGAGTCTTCTTTATGATGCAACGGTTCGCCAGTCACGCATGTCCTTGAATCGCTTTGTGGAGATAACTTCGACCTCACCCGCAAAAATCTTTGGATTGTTTCCTCGAAAAGGCACGATTGCTGTAGGCTCTGATGCGGATCTGGTGATATTCGATCCCGAAGGCAGTATGCTCTGGAGTGCAAAAACTCATCATATGCGCGTAGATTATAATCCCTATGAGGGACGAGTAACCCAAGGCGCTATCCGCTATGTCTATTCCCGCGGTGAAAAAATTGTGGACAACGGGCAATATTACGGAAAACCAGGGCGCGGTCAATTTCTCGTGCGTAAACACTTTGTCAAGCCTTAA
- the preA gene encoding NAD-dependent dihydropyrimidine dehydrogenase subunit PreA, which produces MADLSVNVAGISAPNPFWLASGPLTNTAYQVMKAFDEGWGGAVWKTVGEPVINVSSRLASIDYGNRRMMGLNNVELISDRPIEDNLREIAEVKRRFPEHAVVVSLMLPSIPEMWKDMMHRVEDTGADGVELNFGCPHGMNERGMGSVIGQVPEYTEQITAYAKADSRLPVIVKLTPNVTDIRNPGRAAVQGGADALSLINTINSVMGVDLDTWLPRPQIDGRGSHGGYCGPAVKPIGLYMVSALANDRKVKVPLVGIGGIESWQDAVEYLLLGAQAVQVCTAAMHYGFRIIRSMTEGLNDYLNAKGVARVEDIVGRSANKVGDWNDLRLSYSYKVVAKIHEDKCIGCNLCYVACDDGGHQCIDKGPEMKSPVVREEDCVGCNLCALVCPVPGCIEMQEHDLGIVETWRQRQDRLTSLS; this is translated from the coding sequence ATGGCTGACTTATCTGTCAATGTGGCCGGAATCTCGGCGCCCAATCCCTTTTGGTTGGCATCCGGACCGTTAACTAATACGGCATATCAAGTGATGAAAGCTTTTGATGAGGGTTGGGGCGGAGCCGTGTGGAAAACCGTCGGGGAACCGGTCATTAATGTGAGTTCCCGTCTGGCGTCTATTGATTATGGCAATCGCCGCATGATGGGTCTCAATAACGTGGAGTTAATTTCTGATCGACCGATCGAAGATAACTTGCGGGAAATTGCCGAAGTGAAACGGCGCTTTCCCGAGCATGCCGTTGTTGTCTCCTTGATGCTGCCTTCAATCCCGGAGATGTGGAAAGACATGATGCACCGCGTTGAAGATACCGGAGCGGACGGCGTAGAACTAAATTTTGGCTGTCCGCACGGCATGAATGAGCGCGGTATGGGTTCCGTTATTGGTCAAGTCCCAGAATATACCGAACAAATTACGGCCTATGCTAAGGCGGATTCACGTTTGCCTGTGATCGTAAAATTGACTCCCAATGTGACGGATATTCGAAATCCCGGACGGGCCGCGGTGCAAGGTGGGGCTGATGCCCTTTCCCTTATCAATACCATAAACAGTGTCATGGGGGTTGATCTGGACACATGGTTGCCCCGCCCTCAAATTGATGGCCGAGGGTCCCATGGGGGATATTGCGGACCGGCTGTTAAACCTATTGGTCTTTATATGGTATCGGCTTTGGCCAATGACCGGAAAGTGAAAGTTCCTTTGGTGGGAATTGGGGGCATTGAGTCGTGGCAAGACGCTGTGGAATATTTGCTTTTGGGGGCACAAGCGGTCCAGGTTTGTACAGCGGCGATGCATTATGGGTTTCGCATTATTCGCTCGATGACAGAGGGGCTTAACGATTATTTGAATGCTAAAGGGGTGGCCCGGGTCGAGGATATTGTCGGACGGTCTGCCAATAAAGTGGGCGATTGGAATGATTTACGCCTGTCCTATTCCTATAAAGTAGTGGCCAAAATCCACGAGGATAAGTGTATTGGGTGCAATCTTTGTTATGTGGCGTGTGATGACGGGGGACATCAATGTATCGATAAGGGACCGGAGATGAAGTCTCCTGTGGTACGAGAAGAAGACTGTGTAGGCTGTAATCTTTGTGCCTTAGTTTGTCCTGTTCCTGGCTGTATTGAGATGCAAGAACATGATTTGGGCATTGTGGAAACCTGGCGACAACGCCAAGACCGACTTACATCGTTGTCTTAA
- a CDS encoding NAD(P)-dependent oxidoreductase, with translation MIPTHLGFEEVMAPMSWQEARDEALRCYYCYDAPCMSHCPTGINVPEFIRHIAEGHLQGAARVIFDDNILGSTCARICPTEVLCEGACVRTKDSRAVSIGRLQRVATDYAMNQGFPVLPAKSVKVHANVGIVGSGPAALAAAAELRRYGCEVMIYEAREQAGGLDTYGIVEFREPLAVSQWEVQQVQALGVQFHYGINVGRDVSWEEVKSRHDVLIIAVGLGPVPALGIPGEELRGVYNALELIALTKMGDYEAIDLGSRVVVIGAGNTAVDAATCAKRLGATEVTILYRRGEEAMPAYAYEYEFAKHEGVNYKWWTVVTAILGDNRVKGVHCKQSALAPSDVPGRSLRHQPLVIKENSDFEMPCDSVIIATGQSRFSSPWLALGIQQENHVPTVNPLTFETSVSRVYAIGDCLAPQEATVVSAVQQGKQAAQDIVKRYAKEGNV, from the coding sequence TTGATACCGACCCATTTGGGTTTTGAGGAAGTCATGGCACCCATGTCGTGGCAAGAAGCCCGTGATGAAGCTTTACGCTGTTATTACTGTTATGATGCGCCGTGTATGTCACATTGTCCGACGGGAATTAATGTTCCTGAATTTATCCGGCATATAGCCGAAGGGCATCTACAAGGGGCGGCCCGGGTAATTTTCGATGACAACATTTTGGGTAGTACCTGTGCCCGCATTTGCCCAACTGAAGTGTTATGTGAAGGGGCTTGCGTCAGAACCAAAGATTCGCGAGCGGTCAGTATTGGGCGTTTGCAGCGGGTGGCCACCGATTATGCCATGAACCAAGGATTTCCCGTGTTGCCAGCGAAATCGGTCAAGGTGCACGCTAATGTCGGCATTGTCGGATCGGGACCGGCGGCATTAGCCGCCGCGGCGGAATTACGGCGGTATGGATGTGAGGTCATGATTTATGAAGCGCGTGAACAGGCAGGAGGTCTTGATACCTACGGTATTGTGGAATTCCGGGAACCCTTAGCGGTGAGCCAATGGGAAGTTCAGCAAGTTCAGGCGTTAGGGGTTCAGTTCCACTACGGCATAAATGTGGGCCGCGATGTGAGCTGGGAAGAAGTGAAATCCCGCCACGATGTCCTGATTATTGCGGTGGGACTTGGGCCGGTACCCGCTTTGGGGATTCCCGGAGAAGAGTTGAGAGGTGTATATAATGCGCTGGAGCTGATTGCTTTAACGAAAATGGGTGATTATGAGGCCATCGATCTGGGCTCGCGGGTCGTGGTGATTGGTGCCGGAAATACGGCAGTGGATGCTGCCACCTGTGCCAAACGTCTCGGCGCTACCGAGGTCACGATTTTGTACCGGCGCGGTGAAGAGGCCATGCCGGCCTATGCCTATGAATACGAGTTTGCGAAACATGAGGGTGTGAATTATAAATGGTGGACAGTTGTTACCGCGATTCTTGGAGATAACCGGGTCAAAGGGGTGCACTGTAAGCAGTCGGCTTTAGCCCCAAGTGACGTACCAGGCAGATCGTTACGCCATCAGCCCTTAGTAATCAAAGAGAACAGTGATTTTGAAATGCCGTGTGATAGTGTGATTATCGCCACCGGACAAAGCCGTTTCAGTAGTCCTTGGCTAGCCTTAGGCATTCAGCAAGAAAACCATGTGCCCACCGTTAATCCCCTCACTTTTGAAACCTCTGTTTCCCGTGTGTACGCCATTGGGGACTGCTTGGCGCCTCAAGAGGCCACTGTGGTGAGCGCTGTCCAACAAGGGAAGCAAGCTGCACAGGACATTGTCAAGCGCTACGCAAAGGAGGGAAATGTCTAA
- a CDS encoding nitrilase-related carbon-nitrogen hydrolase, producing the protein MSHIVRVGLIQSHHEVPGEEPVSVHKAYAVDKHLGMIYEAKARGAQIVCLQELFVGPYFCAEQNPKWYELTEKIPDGPTTKMMQSVAKETQMVLIVPLYEEEQPGVYYNAAAVIDADGQYLGKYRKSHIPQVQAGPHPDTGFWEKFYFRPGNLGYPVFETAVGRIGVYICYDRHFPEGARALGLHGAEIVFNPSATVAGLSKYLWKLEQPAHAVANGYFVGAINRVGVEAPWNMGEFYGESYLVDPRGQFVAVGSSDQSEVVIGDADLDMIREVRNTWQFFRDRRPETYDPLTAL; encoded by the coding sequence ATGAGTCATATCGTGCGCGTGGGTCTCATTCAATCCCACCACGAAGTACCCGGAGAAGAACCGGTCTCAGTGCATAAAGCTTATGCGGTGGATAAACACCTGGGCATGATTTATGAAGCCAAGGCACGCGGCGCACAAATTGTGTGCCTACAAGAATTATTTGTCGGGCCCTATTTCTGTGCCGAACAGAACCCGAAGTGGTATGAGCTGACCGAAAAGATTCCGGATGGTCCGACGACAAAGATGATGCAAAGTGTGGCCAAAGAGACGCAAATGGTGTTAATTGTGCCCCTCTACGAAGAGGAGCAGCCAGGGGTCTATTATAATGCGGCAGCCGTCATCGATGCAGATGGTCAATATCTTGGCAAATACCGAAAGAGTCATATTCCTCAGGTGCAGGCGGGACCACATCCCGATACTGGGTTCTGGGAGAAATTTTATTTCCGTCCTGGCAATTTGGGCTATCCCGTATTTGAGACAGCGGTAGGACGCATTGGGGTTTATATCTGTTATGATCGTCATTTTCCGGAAGGGGCCCGGGCTCTAGGACTTCATGGTGCCGAAATTGTCTTTAACCCTTCCGCGACTGTGGCGGGTCTCTCCAAGTATTTGTGGAAGTTAGAACAGCCTGCCCATGCTGTGGCTAATGGCTATTTCGTGGGAGCGATTAATCGGGTAGGAGTCGAAGCGCCATGGAACATGGGGGAATTTTATGGCGAAAGTTATTTGGTGGATCCCAGAGGACAATTTGTGGCGGTCGGAAGCTCAGATCAGTCCGAAGTCGTGATTGGGGATGCCGATTTAGATATGATTCGTGAAGTGCGCAATACCTGGCAATTTTTCCGCGATCGCCGTCCCGAAACCTATGATCCCTTAACCGCCTTGTAA
- a CDS encoding aspartate aminotransferase family protein — MDLIERQKRYLVPGISLYYQNPLTIVRGQERYVFGANGERYLDFFGGILTVSVGHSHPKVVQAIVEQAQQFLHTSTLYLTEPMVRLAERLAQITPGFLTQSFFTTSGTEANETALVMAQLATGQHDIIALRHSYSGRSHMTMGLTGQADWKLAGGGMHLPIRHTHNAYCYRCPFGKTPDRCAIDCAQDLEEFIQTSTSGRIAAFIAEPIQGVGGFITPPVGFFEKTVEITRRHGGLFIDDEVQTGFGRTGKPFGIEHYGVTPDIMTFAKGLANGMPIGATITTPDVAQSYRGPTISTFGGNPVSMQAALATLDVIDEEHLVENAKELGAVLRAGLEELSDQYPVIGDVRGMGLMQGIEIVRENKIPAPELASSIHELARQEGLLLGLGGLYHNVLRIAPPLSVTRTEVDDALLMLKTALIRLMEQHPEIKTLSPTRIHYR; from the coding sequence ATGGATCTCATTGAGCGGCAAAAACGTTATTTAGTGCCAGGAATCAGTTTATATTACCAAAACCCGCTTACCATTGTGCGCGGGCAAGAACGGTATGTCTTTGGTGCCAACGGAGAGCGCTATTTGGATTTTTTTGGAGGAATATTGACGGTCTCTGTGGGCCATAGTCATCCGAAAGTGGTGCAAGCGATTGTCGAGCAAGCCCAGCAATTTCTTCATACCTCCACGCTTTATTTAACTGAGCCGATGGTGCGGTTAGCTGAGCGTCTGGCGCAGATCACGCCCGGTTTTTTAACCCAAAGCTTTTTCACCACCAGTGGTACCGAAGCTAACGAAACCGCACTGGTGATGGCGCAATTAGCCACCGGCCAGCACGATATCATCGCCTTGCGCCACAGTTATTCAGGCCGTTCGCACATGACCATGGGCCTGACGGGACAGGCTGATTGGAAACTGGCCGGAGGCGGGATGCATTTGCCTATACGCCATACGCACAATGCCTATTGTTACCGCTGTCCCTTTGGCAAAACCCCGGATCGCTGTGCTATCGATTGCGCCCAGGATCTTGAGGAGTTTATTCAAACCAGCACATCAGGACGAATTGCCGCATTCATTGCGGAACCCATTCAGGGCGTGGGCGGATTTATTACCCCGCCAGTGGGTTTCTTTGAGAAAACCGTGGAGATAACGCGGAGGCACGGGGGACTCTTTATCGACGATGAAGTGCAAACAGGTTTTGGGCGAACGGGTAAGCCCTTTGGCATTGAACATTACGGGGTGACCCCGGATATTATGACTTTTGCTAAAGGATTAGCCAATGGCATGCCCATTGGGGCTACGATTACAACCCCAGATGTTGCGCAAAGTTACCGGGGACCCACAATTTCCACCTTTGGCGGCAATCCCGTCTCCATGCAAGCAGCGCTAGCCACCTTAGATGTCATCGATGAAGAACATTTAGTGGAAAATGCCAAAGAATTGGGTGCCGTGCTTCGGGCAGGACTTGAGGAGTTATCGGATCAGTATCCTGTAATCGGTGACGTGCGGGGAATGGGGCTTATGCAAGGAATTGAAATTGTGCGGGAAAACAAAATTCCTGCGCCAGAATTGGCGTCATCCATCCATGAATTAGCCCGCCAAGAAGGATTATTGCTGGGACTCGGTGGCTTATATCACAATGTGCTCCGTATTGCCCCCCCTTTATCGGTCACTCGCACAGAAGTGGATGACGCCCTTCTTATGTTGAAAACGGCATTGATCCGCTTAATGGAACAACATCCTGAGATCAAAACTCTTTCGCCCACGCGCATTCATTATCGTTAG
- a CDS encoding maleate cis-trans isomerase family protein, with the protein MSDIQQKIGIMLPSSNTIVEPRSYELISSIPGVSLHFARLPVVRIEATEASFRQFEWDAFDQACDQLVSAEVDELIWNGTSGGWLGIDWDRALAEHLSSRAQVPVTTALEATREATKALGVGSISLVTPYIEELNQRIVRNFAAMGIGVVKDCHLGLTQNTDFARITPDTILKCLQDVADDRAQASMIFCTNMNGSVVVRPWEKKNHKPVIDSVQAALWWALKRLNVSTMPLTSYGQLFGL; encoded by the coding sequence GTGTCAGATATACAACAAAAAATTGGAATAATGCTGCCATCTTCGAATACCATTGTGGAACCGCGCAGCTATGAGCTCATATCCAGCATACCGGGAGTGAGTCTTCATTTTGCCAGACTGCCCGTGGTTCGCATCGAGGCAACCGAGGCATCTTTTCGCCAGTTTGAATGGGACGCCTTTGACCAGGCCTGCGATCAACTTGTGAGTGCGGAGGTTGATGAATTGATTTGGAATGGAACCAGCGGAGGATGGCTAGGAATCGATTGGGACCGTGCGCTTGCCGAACATTTATCATCTCGCGCCCAGGTTCCGGTGACTACGGCGCTTGAGGCGACACGAGAAGCGACCAAGGCTTTAGGAGTGGGATCGATCAGTCTAGTGACGCCATACATTGAAGAACTGAATCAACGTATTGTGAGAAATTTTGCTGCAATGGGAATTGGCGTCGTCAAAGATTGTCATTTGGGTTTGACCCAAAATACTGATTTTGCCCGTATTACGCCTGACACAATTCTTAAGTGCCTTCAAGACGTTGCCGATGACCGCGCCCAGGCTTCCATGATTTTTTGCACCAACATGAATGGGAGTGTGGTGGTGAGACCGTGGGAAAAGAAGAACCATAAGCCCGTGATTGACTCGGTACAGGCGGCGTTGTGGTGGGCTTTAAAGCGGCTAAATGTTTCGACCATGCCCTTAACATCTTATGGGCAGCTATTTGGGTTGTGA
- a CDS encoding NCS1 family nucleobase:cation symporter-1 — protein sequence MAAMENDSRLMNPDLLPVPPAQQTWNMYNYAALWIGMSHNVATYLLAAGFIALGMTWWEAILTIVLGNLIVLIPILLNSNPGTKYRIPFPVLARASFGVYGATIPSILRGLVAAGWFGINAAIGGSAVNSLFGLIIPGWNHWAQHGTFVGLTLGGWIAFLLFWFLNVWVIYHGMDAVRRFENWAGPLVLVLGLVLLFWAHHAAHGWGPMINQKGSLHTFSQFFVVFIPSLTGVIAFWSTLSLNIPDFTRFSRSQKDQLWGQTLGLPTTMTLFSLIGILVTSASIVIYGKAIWDPVSLIMMFKNPFTEVIGLGAVIIATLSVNVAANIVAPAYDLSQIFPRMTFERGGLITAIIGILMFPWLLLSNPHIYIFSWLGIYSGFLGPIAAILIADYWVYRKKVLNVADLYHTHGDYTYRGGYNPNGMIALGAGILIALIGLAVPPLKWLFSYAWFSGFAVSFIVYLILMNRSQASLAGTESPPVIALDRRGP from the coding sequence ATGGCGGCGATGGAAAATGATTCGCGGTTAATGAATCCCGATTTACTGCCGGTTCCCCCGGCGCAACAAACGTGGAATATGTATAATTACGCAGCCTTGTGGATTGGCATGTCGCACAACGTGGCGACATATCTTCTGGCCGCAGGCTTCATTGCCCTCGGCATGACCTGGTGGGAAGCCATTTTAACCATCGTGCTGGGGAATCTCATTGTCTTGATCCCGATTCTCCTGAATTCCAATCCCGGTACCAAATACCGTATCCCGTTTCCGGTTTTAGCCCGGGCCTCGTTTGGCGTTTATGGTGCGACCATTCCTTCCATCCTGCGAGGATTGGTGGCGGCAGGATGGTTCGGGATTAACGCCGCCATTGGCGGTTCAGCGGTCAACTCCCTATTTGGCCTCATCATTCCGGGATGGAATCATTGGGCCCAACATGGTACGTTCGTAGGATTAACTTTGGGTGGCTGGATAGCCTTCCTGTTATTCTGGTTTCTTAATGTCTGGGTCATCTATCACGGCATGGACGCGGTTCGCCGTTTCGAAAATTGGGCTGGACCTTTGGTGCTGGTCTTAGGGCTTGTCTTATTATTTTGGGCCCATCATGCCGCCCATGGCTGGGGGCCAATGATTAATCAAAAAGGCAGTTTGCATACGTTCTCCCAATTCTTTGTGGTCTTTATTCCTTCATTGACGGGGGTCATAGCGTTTTGGTCGACATTGTCGCTGAATATTCCGGACTTTACCCGCTTTAGCCGCTCGCAAAAAGACCAGCTCTGGGGACAAACCTTAGGCCTCCCCACAACGATGACGCTCTTTTCGTTAATCGGGATCTTAGTCACCTCGGCATCTATTGTCATTTACGGCAAAGCCATTTGGGATCCTGTGTCCTTAATCATGATGTTTAAGAATCCCTTCACTGAAGTGATTGGACTTGGCGCTGTCATTATTGCCACCTTATCCGTCAATGTCGCCGCGAACATTGTGGCGCCGGCGTATGACTTATCGCAAATCTTCCCCCGGATGACATTTGAGCGCGGAGGATTGATTACTGCCATTATTGGAATCTTGATGTTTCCCTGGCTTTTGCTTTCTAATCCCCACATCTACATTTTTAGCTGGTTAGGGATTTATTCTGGATTTCTCGGACCCATTGCCGCCATATTAATCGCCGATTACTGGGTTTACCGCAAAAAAGTCCTTAATGTGGCCGATCTGTACCACACCCATGGCGATTATACCTATCGTGGGGGCTATAACCCAAATGGGATGATTGCGCTGGGGGCAGGGATTCTGATCGCCCTTATTGGGCTTGCCGTTCCTCCTTTGAAATGGCTTTTCAGCTACGCCTGGTTTTCGGGATTTGCCGTCTCTTTTATTGTCTATTTGATTCTGATGAACCGCTCACAGGCGTCCTTGGCGGGAACGGAGAGTCCCCCAGTCATCGCTTTAGATCGAAGGGGGCCGTAA
- a CDS encoding SDR family NAD(P)-dependent oxidoreductase yields the protein MDLELTNQIVVITGGSRGIGYAVAEGFLQEGAHVALIAQNADRLKTAQKRLHEQFPHQEILAVAADLSTEDQAAQAISQILSHFEHIDVLINNAGNAPGRLLEDLTDDMWEKALSVKFLGYVRMMRQVLPIFQEQKHGVIVNVVGNDGTKYPYWEISGTAANAADLAVSQALAKQYGRYHIRINSVNPGPVETDRWWNLMADFARDHIMTPQEAHALFCQSIPIGRIATPKEVADVVLFLASPRASFVHGAIIAVDGDQDKSVIDWLSYHKKP from the coding sequence ATGGATCTGGAACTCACCAATCAAATTGTTGTGATTACTGGAGGCAGCCGCGGGATTGGCTACGCGGTTGCCGAAGGCTTTTTGCAGGAAGGAGCCCACGTCGCGTTAATCGCTCAAAACGCCGACCGGCTAAAAACGGCCCAAAAACGCTTACATGAACAATTTCCTCATCAAGAGATTTTGGCCGTGGCCGCCGATTTATCTACTGAAGATCAAGCCGCTCAAGCTATTTCTCAAATTCTGTCTCACTTTGAGCATATCGATGTGCTAATCAATAATGCAGGCAATGCTCCGGGGCGACTCCTTGAGGATTTGACGGATGATATGTGGGAAAAAGCTCTCTCAGTGAAGTTTTTAGGTTATGTGCGCATGATGCGCCAAGTGCTTCCCATCTTCCAAGAACAAAAACACGGCGTGATTGTCAATGTCGTAGGCAATGACGGTACAAAATACCCCTATTGGGAAATTAGTGGCACAGCCGCTAATGCCGCTGATTTAGCCGTAAGCCAGGCTCTCGCCAAACAGTACGGGCGCTATCACATCCGCATTAATTCCGTCAATCCAGGACCGGTCGAAACCGATCGCTGGTGGAACTTGATGGCGGACTTTGCCCGTGATCATATCATGACCCCTCAAGAAGCTCATGCGCTGTTTTGCCAGTCGATTCCCATAGGCCGTATTGCCACGCCCAAAGAAGTGGCCGACGTGGTTCTGTTTCTGGCATCACCGCGGGCCAGTTTTGTTCACGGTGCGATAATTGCCGTCGATGGCGATCAAGATAAAAGCGTGATTGATTGGCTGTCTTATCACAAAAAGCCGTGA